One Aegilops tauschii subsp. strangulata cultivar AL8/78 chromosome 7, Aet v6.0, whole genome shotgun sequence genomic window carries:
- the LOC109743130 gene encoding PTI1-like tyrosine-protein kinase At3g15890, translating into MGSGASSCCGGAEKVGHGCVSASSGAATAGTGSGGGSSWRIYSYKELHAATGGFSEENKLGEGGFGSVYWGKTPDGVQIAVKRLKPNNNNSKAEMEFAVEVEVLARVRHRNLLGLRGYCAGAAADQRMIVYDYMPNLSLLSHLHGQFASDATLDWRRRVGVAVGAAEALVHLHHEASPSIIHRDIKASNVLLDSDFAPLVADFGFAKLVPDGVSHMTTRVKGTLGYLAPEYAMWGKVSGACDVYSFGILLVELVSGRKPIERLPSGAKRTITEWAEPLIARGRLGDLVDPRLRGIYDAAELARMLEAAALCVQGEPERRPDMRAVVRILRGETVAPDGAAAAASKGGNDAQVRPAVRMESVKYADHLMETENSVYSGDGDEDDQEDEKEAADYSSDEVEEYSLMDDQSSMNFGVFGAMPVVPVQTMHDPYVRRFGGNGVKI; encoded by the coding sequence ATGGGGTCCGGGGCGAGCTCCTGCTGCGGCGGTGCGGAGAAGGTGGGGCACGGCTGCGTGAGCgcgtcgtcgggggcggcgacggcgggcacgggcagcggcggcggcagctcgTGGAGGATCTACAGCTACAAGGAGCTCCACGCCGCCACGGGCGGGTTCAGCGAGGAGAACAAGCTCGGCGAGGGCGGCTTCGGCAGCGTCTACTGGGGCAAGACCCCTGACGGCGTCCAGATCGCCGTCAAGCGCCTCAAGCCCAACAACAACAACTCCAAGGCCGAGATGGAGTTCGCCGTCGAGGTCGAGGTGCTCGCCCGCGTCCGCCACCGCAACCTGCTCGGCCTCCGCGGCTACTGCGCCGGCGCTGCCGCAGACCAGCGCATGATCGTGTATGATTACATGCCCAACCTCAGCCTCCTGTCCCACCTCCACGGCCAGTTCGCCTCCGACGCCACCCTCGACTGGCGCCGCCGCGTGGGCGTGGCCGTTGGTGCCGCCGAGGCGCTCGTGCACCTCCACCACGAGGCTTCTCCCAGCATCATCCACCGCGATATCAAGGCCAGCAACGTGCTGCTTGACTCCGACTTCGCGCCGCTCGTCGCTGATTTTGGGTTCGCCAAGCTCGTCCCCGACGGCGTCTCCCACATGACCACCAGGGTCAAGGGCACCCTCGGCTACCTCGCGCCGGAGTACGCCATGTGGGGCAAGGTCTCAGGCGCCTGCGACGTGTACAGCTTCGGGATACTGCTCGTGGAACTCGTCTCCGGCAGGAAGCCCATCGAGAGGCTGCCGTCGGGTGCCAAGCGTACCATCACCGAGTGGGCGGAGCCCCTCATCGCTCGCGGCCGGCTCGGTGACCTCGTGGACCCGCGCCTCCGGGGCATCTACGACGCGGCGGAGCTGGCGCGCATGCTCGAGGCCGCCGCGCTCTGCGTGCAGGGGGAGCCCGAGCGGCGCCCGGACATGCGCGCCGTCGTGCGGATCCTGCGCGGCGAGACTGTGGCTCctgacggcgcggcggcggcagcctccAAGGGGGGCAACGACGCCCAGGTCCGGCCTGCGGTGAGGATGGAGAGCGTCAAGTACGCAGACCACCTGATGGAGACGGAGAACAGCGTGTACTCCGGCGACGGGGACGAGGACGACCAAGAAGACGAGAAGGAGGCCGCCGACTACAGCAGCGACGAGGTGGAGGAGTACTCGCTGATGGACGACCAGAGCAGCATGAACTTCGGGGTGTTCGGCGCCATGCCCGTGGTGCCGGTGCAGACCATGCACGACCCCTACGTCAGGAGGTTTGGAGGAAACGGCGTCAAGATATGA